The Phaseolus vulgaris cultivar G19833 unplaced genomic scaffold, P. vulgaris v2.0 scaffold_458, whole genome shotgun sequence nucleotide sequence TTACAGAGTAGAGAGATTAAAGTGCATGCTTCATAAATATACACTAGATGAACATGATGActgagatatatatatatatatatatatattaacttgAGTACAAATATGATAACATATCTTCTAGTAGTAGTTGACGCAGAGAGGTGGTGTCTCTTAACTTCCACTATCTACTTCCCCCGACTCAAAAGCGAGAACAATTTCAAGGGCATCATCTCAAGAATCTAGAGGACGAAGCACGTCTTCGAAGAGACAAAAGCACCTTAAAATTGCAAAAAAGCAGCACAAAACATCCGCCACTCGGTTTACTAAACCAATAATAAAGATCAACATACAAAGGACAAAAGGCAAAGCAAAATAAACACACCATAGAATATAGAAACGATTGATGTTTGATACCTGTGGTGAAACATTGGTAGGAAGCCTCTCTTTAAAGGTGGTTAAGTAGGAGCGGGAGTGAGCTTGGACTTGGgcctcttccttttcttctcgTAGCTAACACCTCTCGCCTTCGCCTGAAAATCACGAACATCGCGCAGGTAAATCCTGACGGCGCGTGCACCGAAGGGGTTGGTCTCCGGGCGGCCGCCGTTTTCCTCGTAGGCGGCGCGGAGGCGGCCTATGAGGGCATCAAGGCTGCCCCACGCTTGGCGGAGCGGGCAGGGACATGGCGCGGGAGGGTTGGGAAGACCGAAGAACGGGCAAGGGTGGTTGTGAACCTTGGTCTTCCCGAACTGGTCGAGGTAGTGGAGGAATTCGAGCACGTGCGCGCCGCTGCACAGGGCCAACGAGAGTGGTGGACGGT carries:
- the LOC137817659 gene encoding protein LIGHT-DEPENDENT SHORT HYPOCOTYLS 4-like, with the translated sequence MDLVSESASPRYKMETPTSNPTTGTSAVSSPSSGSNSGSTTPSRYENQKRRDWNTFCQYLRNHRPPLSLALCSGAHVLEFLHYLDQFGKTKVHNHPCPFFGLPNPPAPCPCPLRQAWGSLDALIGRLRAAYEENGGRPETNPFGARAVRIYLRDVRDFQAKARGVSYEKKRKRPKSKLTPAPT